A section of the Polyodon spathula isolate WHYD16114869_AA chromosome 51, ASM1765450v1, whole genome shotgun sequence genome encodes:
- the LOC121306937 gene encoding uncharacterized protein LOC121306937 has protein sequence MSQLELAAKAVAEVFYKYAGQDAKKNKLNTTELKALMQKEVTSLKGADADVTKMLKCLDDNKDGEIDIVEFGTLVGILANGYRKWSRPEVPHKDQTRKGPSQTALLLLTPLYYLCRLKSVAAMSQLESAVQSLVDVFIKYTEQEGSKNQLSQGELKRLIATELSSGALGKKVGPEEVGELMGQLDKNHDGEVNIQEFCRFISILANGYYKSKKKGSA, from the exons ATGTCTCAGCTTGAACTGGCAGCCAAGGCCGTGGCCGAGGTCTTCTACAAGTACGCCGGTCAGGATGCCAAGAAGAACAAGCTGAATACCACGGAGCTGAAGGCACTAATGCAGAAGGAGGTCACCTCCCTG AAGGGTGCGGATGCTGATGTCACCAAGATGCTGAAATGCCTCGACGACAACAAGGATGGAGAAATCGACATTGTGGAGTTTGGCACCCTGGTTGGCATCCTTGCCAACGGGTACAGGAAGT ggagtCGCCCAGAAGTGCCACATAAAGACCAAACCAGGAAAGGGCCGAGTCAAACAGCCCTTCTGCTCCTGACCCCTTTATATTACCTGTGCAG GTTGAAGAGTGTGGCCGCGATGTCCCAGCTAGAGTCTGCTGTGCAGTCCCTGGTGGACGTGTTCATCAAATACACAGAGCAGGAGGGCAGCAAGAACCAGCTGAGCCAGGGGGAGCTGAAGAGACTGATTGCAACTGAACTGAGCAGCGGGGCGCTGGGG AAGAAGGTCGGCCCCGAAGAGGTGGGGGAGCTGATGGGGCAGCTGGACAAGAACCATGATGGGGAGGTGAACATCCAGGAGTTCTGCAGGTTCATCAGCATCCTCGCCAATGGATACTACAAGAGCAAGAAGAAGGGGAGCGCCTAA
- the LOC121306986 gene encoding uncharacterized protein LOC121306986 → METVQQEAPTRGRFRWTDQSISSPSPNQTRAPRLSDPHSTALHSTASGLQSPVRRIANERLVSMERLVRNRMTRILTVATFYSEVFLFLNANPAYYFARVGQPVTFSCVFKGKLQSTDRLHYFRDNPSGGVSELFPGQCGDPGSQCRITRTVEDNRVTLTIRDTQRNDSGRYYCAERSGSYLRFSNASVVIVSGDDSSVNRSVSILGPLALSGSSLDSNATLTLVCLIQGLSPPSVLVRWFISGNLTEEGTPSSWITVKQGGEGEGEGESYAATSPLTIPVETWRNGDECACEAQLDGNTSIRSGSISYAAIYGAGLVAERCLVQYAVFSGVSLLALSAALSAALCGWALWTRRRFKPASTEDSTPVTYKTTPGSGDAKRRGEEDSLVTYARLEFESQKKNQMKRRI, encoded by the exons ATGGAAACAGTACAACAGG AAGCACCAACGCGTGGTCGTTTCAGATGGACGGATCAATCAATAAG TTCACCTTCCCCGAACCAGACCCGAGCACCACGCCTGTCTGACCCACACAGCACCGCCCTTCATTCCACTGCCTCGGGTCTGCAGAGCCCTGTGAGGCGGATTGCAAACGAGCGCCTTGTCTCCATGGAGCGCTTAGTGCGTAATAGAATGACCCGCATTCTAACTGTGGCAACTTTCTACTCTGAAG TTTTTCTGTTTCTCAATGCAAATCCCGCTTATTATTTCGCTCGGGTCGGACAGCCCGTTACCTTCTCCTGTGTCTTCAAAGGGAAACTCCAATCTACCGATCGACTCCACTATTTCCGAGACAACCCGAGCGGGGGAGTGAGCGAGCTGTTCCCTGGTCAATGCGGAGATCCGGGCTCCCAATGCAGGATCACCCGCACCGTAGAGGACAATAGAGTCACGCTAACAATCCGGGACACCCAGAGAAACGATAGCGGGAGATATTACTGCGCTGAACGGAGTGGCAGCTACCTGAGATTCTCAAACGCGTCCGTTGTGATCGTGTCTGGAG ATGATTCCTCTGTGAATCGGTCAGTGTCTATCCTGGGCCCCCTGGCTCTCTCCGGCAGCTCGCTCGATTCCAACGCGACCCTGACATTAGTGTGTCTAATCCAAGGTCTCTCCCCGCCCTCGGTCCTGGTCCGTTGGTTCATCTCCGGTAACCTCACGGAGGAGGGAACGCCGAGCTCCTGGATCACAGTGAAGCAGggcggagagggagagggagagggcgaGAGCTACGCCGCTACCAGCCCCCTGACGATCCCGGTGGAGACTTGGAGAAACGGGGATGAGTGCGCATGCGAAGCGCAGTTGGACGGGAACACTTCTATCCGCAGCGGGAGCATTTCATACGCTGCGATTTACGGGGCGG GTCTGGTTGCAGAGCGGTGCCTGGTTCAGTACGCCGTGTTCTCCGGGGTCTCCCTCCTCGCTCTCTCCGCGGCTCTCTCCGCGGCTCTCTGCGGCTGGGCGCTGTGGACCCGCCGCCGCTTCAAACCAG CGTCCACTGAAGACTCCACCCCTGTAACTTACAAAACGACCCCCGGCAGCGGAGATGCAAAG AGGAGAGGTGAAGAGGACAGCCTGGTCACCTACGCGAGATTGGAGTTTGAATCCCAGAAGAAGAACCAAATGAAGAGacgcatataa
- the LOC121306987 gene encoding protein S100-A1-like: MSQLELVLRSVIDLFRKYAELEGDRTKLSRGELQRLLQAELTGPLGKGIGTGFVDELLRMLDTNQDGEVDLKEFGGLIGIMAMGYSGKGKWGCTHTQ; the protein is encoded by the exons ATGTCTCAGCTGGAGCTTGTGCTCAGGTCGGTGATCGATCTCTTCAGGAAGTATGCAGAGCTGGAAGGAGACAGGACCAAGCTGAGCCGTGGAGAGCTGCAGAGGCTGCTGCAGGCAGAGCTGACCGGCCCGCTGGGT AAAGGCATCGGCACCGGTTTCGTGGACGAGCTTCTGCGCATGCTGGACACCAATCAAGACGGGGAGGTGGACCTGAAGGAATTCGGGGGCCTGATCGGGATCATGGCGATGGGGTACAGCGGCAAGGGGAAATGGGGGTGCACACATACTCAATGA
- the LOC121306938 gene encoding Ig heavy chain Mem5-like, which produces SDGLAEPVVPPLHIAEPGGNITLKCSADTSNAYYYAVTWYRQEPDGRIQIVTSLSSGYLKDGRYSGTLDNKNGQYSLTIANLSRTDSAVYFCIARAAALLFAPGSSTKLVVSDPLTVPSVELYSPGLFDGDSDRTEPVPLLCLVRDTSPGRHRVLWTIGAEAAAPGSGEDGEIEPDGSYTLRSYLTISADQWSSGAVKCEVYNNSNVTENVSASHRRQDCVPVWFYALPVVLLLILVVVSVACVYRRLHKTESDHKPRDAPCRPQRAARLRTVQDYSTEYASLNL; this is translated from the exons tcagatgggCTGGCGGAACCAGTAGTCCCGCCGTTACACATCGCGGAACCGGGCGGGAATATCACGCTGAAATGCAGCGCTGATACAAGTAACGCTTATTATTATGCTGTTACCTGGTACCGGCAGGAGCCGGACGGGCGAATCCAGATCGTCACATCCCTGAGCTCTGGCTACTTAAAAGATGGTCGGTATTCCGGAACACTCGACAACAAGAACGGACAGTATAGTTTAACCATTGCGAACCTCAGCAGAACCGACTCGGCCGTGTATTTCTGTATAGCGAGAGCAGCAGCTCTCCTGTTCGCACCTGGGTCCAGCACCAAACTCGTTGTATCAG ACCCGCTGACTGTCCCGAGTGTCGAGTTATACTCTCCGGGTCTGTTTGATGGCGATTCGGACAGGACCGAGCCGGTTCCGCTGCTGTGTTTGGTGAGAGACACGTCTCCGGGGCGGCACCGAGTCCTCTGGACTATCGGCGCCGAGGCAGCCGCGCCGGGCAGCGGGGAGGACGGAGAGATCGAACCCGACGGGTCCTATACCCTGCGCAGCTACCTCACAATCAGCGCGGATCAATGGAGCAGCGGCGCTGTAAAGTGCGAGGTTTACAACAACAGCAACGTCACGGAAAACGTCTCCGCTTCACACCGAAGGCAAG ACTGCGTTCCCGTGTGGTTTTACGCACTGCCCGTCGTTCTCCTGCTGATTCTCGTCGTGGTGTCTGTGGCCTGTGTTTACAGAAGACTTCATAAAACTGAAAGCG ATCACAAACCCAGAGACGCGCCCTGCCGTCCCCAGCGCGCCGCCCGACTGAGAACAGTCCAGGATTACTCG ACAGAATACGCATCGCTCAATCTGTGA
- the LOC121306999 gene encoding protein S100-A1-like: protein MPSELERCMESLITIFHKYAGKEGRANSLNKRELKELMNNELSNFLKSQKNPAAVDKIMKDLDQNGDGEVDFEEFVALVVGLSISCEQLFQIHLQKQGKK from the exons ATGCCTTCTGAACTGGAACGCTGCATGGAGTCCCTCATCACCATCTTCCACAAGTACGCTGGCAAGGAGGGCCGCGCCAACTCACTCAACAAGAGGGAGCTGAAAGAGCTCATGAACAACGAGCTCAGCAACTTCCTCAAG AGCCAGAAGAACCCGGCGGCGGTAGATAAGATCATGAAGGATCTGGATCAGAACGGAGACGGCGAGGTGGACTTCGAGGAGTTCGTGGCTCTGGTTGTGGGTCTGTCCATCTCCTGTGAGCAGCTGTTCCAGATCCACCTGCAGAAGCAGGGCAAGAAGTGA
- the LOC121307020 gene encoding protein S100-Z-like: MTQLELAAKAVAEVFNRYAGQDAQKDVLSTEEFKALLQAEIPKLKNVNLVQANAMMKHIDNNKSKSIDLKEFGTLVGILAKGYKKC, translated from the exons ATGACCCAGCTTGAACTAGCAGCAAAGGCCGTGGCCGAGGTGTTCAACAGGTACGCCGGTCAGGATGCCCAGAAAGATGTGCTCAGCACAGAGGAATTCAAAGCACTGCTACAGGCTGAGATTCCCAAGCTG aaaaacgtTAATTTAGTTCAAGCGAATGCAATGATGAAGCACATCGATAACAACAAGAGTAAAAGCATCGACCTGAAGGAGTTTGGCACCCTGGTCGGGATCCTGGCTAAGGGATACAAAAAATGTTGA